A single region of the Xenopus laevis strain J_2021 chromosome 4L, Xenopus_laevis_v10.1, whole genome shotgun sequence genome encodes:
- the eif1ad.L gene encoding probable RNA-binding protein EIF1AD — translation MSKATKRKHVVKEVLGDYVQPTEHQSIVKVLGSPGNNLHEVETAEGERFLASMPTKFRKNIWIKRGDFLIVDPIVEGEKVKAEIAFILYKDHQRLLQKEGLWPEGFTQDKTGLVAKEKESSGIQSTEAQAKPQGEDSETDDDSGLFVNTNHVHYEDSEEESESEEDEEN, via the exons ATGTCGAAAGCCACAAAGCGTAAACATGTGGTCAAGGAGGTTCTCGGGGATTATGTTCAGCCCACTGAGCATCAGAGTATAGTTAAG GTTTTAGGAAGCCCTGGTAACAATCTTCATGAGGTTGAAACGGCTGAAGGGGAACGATTTCTGGCTAGCATGCCAACAAAATTCAGAAAGAACATTTGGATAAAGAGAG GCGATTTCCTTATTGTTGACCCAATAGTCGAAGGAGAGAAGGTCAAAGCAGAAATAGCTTTTATCCTGTATAAGGATCACCAAAGACTTCTACAAAAAGAGGGACTCTG GCCAGAAGGCTTTACTCAAGACAAAACAGGGCTTGTTgccaaggagaaagaaag cagcGGAATCCAAAGCACAGAGGCGCAAGCAAAGCCACAAGGAGAAGACAGCGAAACAGACGATGACAGTGGCCTGTTTGTTAATACTAACCATGTACATTACGAAGACAGTGAGGAGGAGTCAGAAAGcgaagaagatgaagaaaactGA